The genomic window CATTGAAAATCTATGTTGCTTTGGAAAAATGGGCCTCAAATCAGAGGACCACCAGGGTTTGAATCTCCCCTCTAATGCTTACcacctgtgtggccctgggcaaattcCTTCTCTTGGCCCGAATGCCTTCATCTGCAAGGCGGCTGGGTGAGAATGCCCTGGATCTGGGATCCCATGGTCTCTGGTGGGAAAATCAGACTGAATTCTGTTTGATGGGACTATGAGTGGATAATAAATTTCCCTGGGCTGGTAGACAATCGTTTGTCTTTGGGACACAGACATTTGACTATTTGACTGACCCCACCCTCCAGAAGCCCCGACTTTCTCTGAGGAGGCAAGTGGTATGTATGGGAATCTCATGGGGCCGAACCCTTGGCCAAGGTGGGTGATGGTTCATTCCCATCAAAGCAGGTGCATCCCTTCCCAGCCTCCTCTGGATGCTGATAGCTTGGATCTTCTGCCTCATTTGGCCCCTCTTCCCCCCTGCCCGCCCCCCAAGTCTATAACCATAAATTCAGAAGCTTTGTAATTTACCCAGAGCTTGTAGGATCTTGGCTCTGGGCCCAAAACCTTCAATTCAGTTTCTGAACTCTGTCCCACATACCAacctcttttttgtcttttattcagCAGAAACTGAGACACGTCCTGCCACTGATTCATACGTGTTTTACAAGTTTGGAaatagaccttttttttttttttaatggctttacttcttttcttctctttcactttGGTTCATGTGTCCTCCAGGTTTCCAAGGCCTCGGCAGATCTCATGTCCTACTGCGAGGAACACGCCAGGGGCGATCCTTTGCTCATGGGAATCCCAACTTCAGAAAATCCCTTCAAGGATAAAAAAACTTGCATCATATTATAGTGGGTTGGGGAGCCTGTGGGTGCCGCCCCTCCATGATCTAAGCAGCTCCATGAAGAAACGTACCTTCCGCTCACTTGGTAACCACTGCTAAAAACGAAAATGCTTTTaacttgtaaaaacaaacaaaaaaatgagttttaaagcctttgtttttaaaaagtctccCTCTCTTTAGAGTGTCCCCTTTACGAAATGGATGAGATTCAGTCGATTTCTTCTTGGTTTCCAGTTGAAATGATTCGAGGTGGTTATTCTCTTAGGTTGGCTTCACGTTGAAGGAACGGGTTGGTTTGGGTTGGTTTCTGTGTCAATTCATCGTCCAGTGATCTACTTTTTGATTTGAGGGAAGACCAAAGTTGCCTCCTCCTCTTTCCAGATCCACCAGGCCCAGGAATCCCCAGGGCCCGGGGCAAATCCAACCTCTAAAATGTTTCCCTTCTCACTATCCTTAATTGGGTTGGTGCCTCTCTGTACAGTACACAAGTTCTGCATGTATTTGGTGTGTATATATGGTTTTGTATATACATTTCAAAGTGCATATTTTCTAGTTTGAAAatatctttccccttctcccatgcCCCCCCATCCCCTGCATTCTAGGCCCCCGagttctgcctctctctctccagttGTGAGCCAAGCCAGCCACAACTGCGTTTGCCTACAGCTTCTGGGGGACGAGGGCAACCTATCCCCCCACGATACCAAATTCTGGtcattttattatcatcatcgTCATCTCTCCCTTTCGTTTGCTTCTCTGGTCCTCACGGCCTAAATACAAACGGTGCCAATTTAAGAGAGCGAAAACAAAACCCCTCTTGTAATTTGAGGTGCTATGCTGTGAGGGCCCTCTTTGCTTCTCTGGACTCAGCACAGTCAGGATACAGAATCCCCAAATCCCAGAGTCGGATAGTCCAACCCGTGCCTAACACGTATCCTCTCTGTCAACTCCCCTCCCAACAAGTCATCTACCCGCTCTGCTGAAGACCATGGACACCtcctcagaattttcttttttttaattcataaaataaaatccataggattacaaaggaaacctgTTATACTGAAATCCAGTTAGAAAATTATTCCCCCCAAACCCAAGTTCATGGACCCTAGTGAAAAAGCTCTCGATCTAGGCCAATCCAAATTCCATCGATACTAAGAAATGATCATTCCCCCTCTGCTCAAAGACTGCCCCCCAAGATGAGCCATTACACTTTGGCATAACCTTGAGGCTTAGGAGGTTTTTCTGAACCTCAAACCTCAATTTGCTCCCCCCTTGTTGTTCCTAGTTCAGCCCTCCAAggccaagcagaacaagtctGATAAGTAGGAGACGAAGAGTATCCATGAGCCATTCATCAAAGGAGGGAGGTTTCATGAATATGAGCCTGGTTCTCCCCAGAGAGAAGAAAATCAGTTAGCATGTTAGATTGGGGGAGTCCACCTCCTTTCTCCTTGtagtttcattcattctttccctccttcccctaaaCCTTCCTCCCTTACCTCATTCTTACCTCTTTGAAAAGTATGCTTCATCTCCGCTGCCCAATCCCAGAGAGTTGATTTGTGGGTGGAAAGATAGTTTGTTCAGAGAGAACCAAAAACAGTGCAAGGTGCTGGTGGAGTCTCCAATTCCTACCATGTGTGTCACCCAGCCCACCCTCCTTATGTTTTTCCTAGAGGTAAGAATAGGCACTATATtagaacttaaaaaaacaaacgaAAAAACAGAATCACCCTATCACTCCCCTGGTTATTTCCATACCATAGATTTTTTCTCCTGAATTTAGATGGGCCCATAGTCTGGGCAAAGCCTTTGCAGTAAGGTCAAGAGGGACCTTTTTCAAATAGTTGCTTATAGACAGAGAACAGAAACTGGCCACACTTTTCCAATGAGAATTCTGTATATTTtaacctcagtgtcctcatctataaaatggggatgatgcaAACGCTGCCCCCTCACAGGGTTGTCATAGGAGAACTTGGAGGAGCTCTAAAAATATGAGTCATTACCAAAATTCCTTATGAATCAAAGTTGCCAGAAACCCTCTCCAAGAAAGAATCACCCATGGAAACTCTTGACAATGACTCTCAATGGCATTAACAATGGCATGTTCTTCTTCAGAGCTGCCAAGCCCTTTTGAGATCTCTTATTTCTCTTAAGGGTTTTGGAGAGAAAACCCTTCAAATCTGTATGAATAATGGTCATCAGATAGATTCTCCTCTTGTTGCTCTGTGGCTCCCGTTGTGGAGGGTGGGAGCCCTTGCCCTTCCATGGTTGGGATTCACCATCACCTCTTACTCACAGATATGTAAACTGCTGCTCAGTTCTGTCCTTTGTTCCCTCCTCAAGTGAATggtagacctcagtttccctgtgTCCAAAGCAGAAATGTTGTCCTGCCCTTCTGAAACATTAACCTGGAGATGTAGATGAGGAAGAACGTTCTCAATGTCATTACTGCCTCCTGACACTCGCATCCTTTTAGTCAATGATTATATTTTTCTAACAACCATTTCAAAACTCTAATTTGTATtttccattctgatttttaacCATGTGTCATTCATCACATAGAATGCAGCCTgttgcaaaaatatattaaaatgatggaTTTGAATACACTTGACTACTTGGGGATGCCATAAAGGGCAGTTGCTCTTTATTCAGTGGTGTTACACGGACCCTTTTCTGCAGCCCCGTGCCTCCCTCTTATTTCTGGTCCTCTTCTGACTGTGCTTGCCCTGGCCAAGGTATGCTACCTCTGCCCTGGTCGATGTGGTCCTTCCCACTGGCCTCCTAGAGAGCATCAAAGcatttgagtgtgggcaaaccTTCCCAACCAGCCGTGATAGCCAAATAACCCCAGATCTAGACCTTGGCTTCTGGACCAAGACAGAAATAGCAACTCAGCGTTGATGTACCTAGAACCAAAAAGATTGTTGATGTACCTAGAACCAAAAAGATTATATGaggaaagataatatattatgtatatgataAACAGAAGTACAGAAGTCACTTTTATTGAACCGACTTGATTCCCCTTCTAAGGTTCAGCCGCTCTTGGAGCAGTTGCTTTGATGATGGGGGGGCAGATACCTcggtgtataatttttttttcagctacCACTGTAATGTTGACACAAATATACATccacaaatgtgtatataaaaaTGGTTCCCCTCTGGCTTTGTTATCACTGAAGTTCCTACAGAGTGGGTTCAGTGTGTATACTTTGATGGTGGTTTTGCAAATATGCTGTTTTCTTGGTTCATCTCTATCCCTTCATTATTCTAACATGTCTGTACAGTTTTTATTTAAACTCAAGGTCTCAGCAGCATGACCATGTGCTAAATAGAATTTATTGGTCCCAAAATCTTTTACAGAAACACATTTTGAACAGGGGAAATATTTTATGTATCAGATAATCAATTAACAAATGATACCTTCTGTCTGCTTGCTCTTTTTTCCTATGAATCTGGTTTTTAAGTTCCCTTGGGCTAATTCAAATCAAAAGTGCCATATTCACCTTTTAGAGAAAAGGTCTGGTGTTTGCTTTCCaattgaaacaatttttgtacttttttcatctgtaaaccgccagaagaaaaatttatacCGATACTTTAGtgtatataaatgtgcatatgttTTAACAGAATCATAAAGAGTTATGGAAATGCAGAGGCATCTTTAAATCTGAGGCGGAGGCTAGAAAAACAAATGGTAGAGGATGTGTTAAGTTGTCTTCTCAGTTCTGTTTAGCTAACTTTCTAGATTTTAAGTGGAATGGGAATAATGACATTAGCAATCTGGTTAccctgaatttatttttcttttgagctatACATTTAAAAGATGCATGGGCTTAGAAAATGAATTCTAACATAAATTAGTCCTTCTTTACTGACCCCTCccaaaaaatgaatatatgactAAGTGAGtgagtaaaaattttaaaaatctaattagaATAATTATGAGAAAATCGAATCTAGAAACTTCAGATTGAAATCTATAATTCGTGGCTTATTGGCAGTGGTACGGAAATTTGTCAAATCATCCTTTCCTTCAAATCATAAACTACCAACAGTTGGAAGGGACCCAGGGGGCATCTTGGCCGATTCAAACTAGAAAAAGTTCCCCAGGACAACATCCCTATGTGTGATCACCCAGTCCTTGCTCAAAGGTCATCCCAGACCAATCATTAGGTCAGTTCTAATTGTTTGGAAGATTTTCCTGACCTTGAGCCTCAATTGAACTCATTGCAATTTCTGCCCTCTGAGGGTCATGCAGAATAAATCAAGTCcctcctgagtcttctcttttaaacattcccagttccttgATCAGTCCTCAAAATGTGTAAACTCAAAGGCCAACATCCTGGATGTTACCATCTCTAAAATAGGTTTTTTCAGAGAAGCTCTCCAGGCACCATTAGTCTAAAAGTTCATTgtcatggaaagaatattgaactgGGACTGCCCACCACTGGGTGATGCACTTTTCTGATCTGCCCCTTAGTTTCCTGGTCTGAGAAATGATAGCTGAACCAGATGACTTCTGGTCCTTCCAACTGGAAAACTCCATGGTCCAACGacccttccccttcctctgccATCTTTGTGCTGTGAACATCGCTGTTCCCGATATCTAAATGTTGCTCCTTCCCCTATGTCCTCACGAGCTAACAGCCTTTGAAACTGCTTGTTCTTGGATTATTTTCTCACAATTGGAAAAACTGACTTTGTTACTTATGTGGTGATGatggtgtttttcttttcttctgattttatgAACTCTGTGACTTTCTTAATGTTCTTTGTATTGTTAATGTAACTCCCCTCCGTGTCCTTTGGGTGTCCCTGGAAATTTGCCTTTGATTTCTAGTCAATGAGACCTAGCTGTCTTAGAACATTCTTTGGCTACTTCTATGTTGTGTCGTATATAACCTTGACACTGTGATCATCGTTTGAAAGACTAAAAGATGAAAGCATTTCTTTCCCAGCTCATATGTTCAACAGCACGGATGCcaatcaaatgaattaaaaacatcATGGCTTTCTATACTGAGTCAGCCTCCACTTGTCTCATTCTGTTCCCTGGGTGCTTCATCAAAGAAGGGGTCACGGGCCTTCCCACCTCACTCCCTGCCTCTCCCCTGGGCAGAGTCGGCTGCTTGGACAGATAGCACTGGGGTGGGGCCAATGGGGCTTGATCCGAGGGCATGGACACTTCCAGGCTGCATTTCCTCCCCAGGGTCCTTCCTTGCTCTTGTCACGACCACCGATCCCAAGGTCCTTTGGATTTAGACCCCTCCAGCCTAATCCACTCCTCCATCCCTCCTCCTCTGGTTTGGAGTCTCTCTTCCCTCACTGGGGGGAGAAGGCAATTCCAGGCTTGTGTCTGGGACCCAGGCAGCCAAGGCAatcctctcccccttttctttcatcCTTGGGGAGGGGGTGAAAAACACATGGATTGCCCACATGTCAACTGCTCTGAAGGGAatcccaggttcaaatcccagctctgcccaTACCACTTCTGAGCCTCAACTCCTTCATCCATAGAATGTGGGCAATTATACTCCTATAGTCTACCTCACTGGGCTAGTCTGAAAGAGTCCTCCATAACCTTGGAAATAATAGGAGTTTCTATCCAGTTAGCATTTTGTCCGAGTATTATTGTTCATAttcttgatcctcacaacaacctttgtGATGACTGGCGTGATCCCCATTTTAGCCATGGAAAAACGGAGACCCCAACAGCTTGAGTGATTTGCCTGTCACAACTCAGAAGTATTatgatgtaggatttgaacccaggtcttacaCACAcctacgcacacacacacacacacaccctgccTATGATCTCACTGTAAATTATTGACATTGCAAGTGCTGAATCATGAAGCTATGGGGCATTTTTAGTCTCTAAAAGCTTTACCTTAGTGATGTTAGGAGCCTGGGGAAGGGGAGCACTCATTGCAGTTCCACATTAATACTATTACTAATATGACAATAATAATGGGAAGTGACAGCCAATCACTACATTTCTATAATGTGGCAAGGGTTGCAGAACCCTTTGCACCTACTGTCTCCTTCAATCCCCATCACCAGCCCTTGGGATTagctccattttgcagatgagataactgagttAACTTGAGGGGACTTGCCCTAGTCCACATAGTAAGTatccaaggcagaatttgaatgcaggtcttcttgGCCCCACGTTGCAGCCCCTTTCCACTGGGTTTTGCTCCTTGTGGAATGGGAGTTACCACCTCTGCTGCCTTCTCCCCACTTTCCACTTTTCTACAGAGGGGCACCCTGTCTCTCTACTTCCCAACCTGCTTCTCCTTTCCTAGCTCAATTCCCTGGACCTTAGGCAGCTTGGTGGCCCAGTGGATTGAGTCTGgaaaatcagagttcaaatctgagctcagacacagacaagctctgtgaccctgagcaagtcactttaacctcacctgtaaaaaggagataattctagtgtctttctcCCACAGTTGTGGGAATCTAATGAAGTCCTATTGGTAAAGTGATCCACACAGGGCCTAGCACTTTCTCCTCCCCCTGCCCTCTTCTCAGTAATCCCCCTACACCCCCCCACACAGTTCTTTTCAAATAATACTCCTTCCACCCACCGCCTTTAAGTGAAACACGGCTCTGCCCTGAGGACACCACTAAGCCCCCATTTTCCCCAGCCCCTGATCTCTGCCCCTTCCCCCAGAGCCCACCATCTGCTGAGTCTTTTCAAGTTTCCCTCCAGAACATCCCTCTCATctgtcccttctctcttccctcacaGCCTCCATCCCCTCCCCCATGGCCCTTGGCAAACTCTCCTAATGggatctctgcctcagtttctcaaacCCATCCTCCCCGGAGCAGCCAAAGTCTGCCACTCCGGATAGCCACCCCCCAGCATTGAAAGTGCTCCCAGTCTCTCTGAACAGGCTCATTACCTAAACACACTCTAGGCTCCGGCTTCACTGGCCTAATGACAACAAGTCTTTGTCCCCCACACCTG from Macrotis lagotis isolate mMagLag1 chromosome 2, bilby.v1.9.chrom.fasta, whole genome shotgun sequence includes these protein-coding regions:
- the GNG12 gene encoding guanine nucleotide-binding protein G(I)/G(S)/G(O) subunit gamma-12, whose translation is MSSKTTNTNSVAQARRTVQQLRLEASIERIKVSKASADLMSYCEEHARGDPLLMGIPTSENPFKDKKTCIIL